The Caldicellulosiruptor obsidiansis OB47 genome segment CTTGCCTCAGAAGGAAGGTTGGAGCTTTGATAGTAAAAGACAAAAGGATTCTTGCAACAGGGTACAATGGAGCTCCAATGGGTCTTCCTCATTGTGAAGAGGTTGGATGTGTTAGGGAAAAGTTGAATATTCCTTCAGGGCAGCGACATGAGCTTTGCAGAGGACTCCATGCGGAACAAAACGCCATAATCCAGGCAGCAAAAATGGGTGTTGTGATAGATGGAAGTATAATTTATACAACAACATATCCTTGCGTGATATGCGCAAAGATGATAGTAAACGCAGGAATAAAAAAGGTCATATACAAAGGTTCGTATCCAGATGAGATGAGCCAGAAGATCTTTGATGAAGCGGGAATAGAAGTTGTGAAGTTTGAAGAAATTGGTGAAGGTGATTTGAAATGAAAAGGCAAACGTTTATTGTACTTGCTGCTGGTGAAGGCAAAAGAATGAAGTCAAAGTATTCTAAGGTTGTTCAGAAGATAATGGGAAAGCCAATGATACTTTATTTGATAGATGAAATACAGAAAAACTTTGAAGGTAGTCAGATAATAGTTGTTGTGGGTAATAAAAAAGAGGATGTCTACAGAGTATTAGATGGGAGAAACATAGAGTTTGCTCACCAGAAAAAACAGCTTGGGACTGCCCACGCAGTGATGTGCGCAATGGACGTAGTATCAAAAGAGGCAGAAGATG includes the following:
- a CDS encoding deoxycytidylate deaminase — protein: MRPTWDEYFMQIVDIVKERSTCLRRKVGALIVKDKRILATGYNGAPMGLPHCEEVGCVREKLNIPSGQRHELCRGLHAEQNAIIQAAKMGVVIDGSIIYTTTYPCVICAKMIVNAGIKKVIYKGSYPDEMSQKIFDEAGIEVVKFEEIGEGDLK